A single genomic interval of Paralichthys olivaceus isolate ysfri-2021 chromosome 7, ASM2471397v2, whole genome shotgun sequence harbors:
- the LOC109642030 gene encoding sodium channel protein type 4 subunit alpha B-like isoform X3, producing MKTWFLDFWREREEVLKRTKQLRLRPPQLKRLLGDSSVRTELQNARLACLLPPVGTEVFRRFMPASLQDIQQQQHEVKEMEHQKRKNKEVEKELHKQDTHLEAGKHLPFIYGDPPPELLNCPLEELDPFYQSQKTFIVLSIGNVLHRFNAESSCFLLSPFNRLRTFAIRILLHSLFRLFIMITILTNCGFMMMSVHPTWTTITAEFVFSAVYIFEVIVKIMSRGFCVGRFTFLRDPWNWLDIVVVITAVLPEFLDLGKVSVLRTIPRALKIITVYPGVKSSAGALVQSVKRLAGVIIMTVFVLSVLAVIGQNLFMGALKHKCVLEWSHSNWTYNDLSNYDNYEGGSSDFDFHKFINSKVNHFYLSGQSDPLQCGNTSNAGVCPHGYICLKTSTNPDYGHTNFDSFGSSLLNLLRLMTHDTWDYLLEQMMRSAGKSSVIFVLLVFSGGFWLLSCVLVVVAMAVVEQEKASIAEARRTEEEFLHILDVIKKREEEGEEEEEEPQDDQRLSPPCFLSKWTWNCCGCWQELRLRLNGFVMDPFFDLVIIICLILNCIVISMEHYPMTVEFEEMFMPTQLVFTRIFAVEMLLRLVAMNPYDYFQVGWNVFDSIIVALSLLGLVFVEFEGAHIDLMRVLRLARWWPTFHMFLKLIWTSVLALRNLTLILLTMVFIFTVVGMQLFQDNYSDFVCRISTDCQLPRWHMKNLFHTFVLVFRILCGEWIENMWDCMQVSSPSVCLMFFIMVLVFGHLLVLNLFLVLLMSSIGDDLVAPKEKVKNHLIIAVDQIKRGVAWTRAWILEHIWTLVGKKNPIIPHYKVVNSEEDKKDYLGLTSVTSDQPLSESKACGSNHGNQTSKYNFEKVPVAEAEVEFDMPENEEEKHKQDEENKTRRNNTPEDCCCDSCYRCFPFLDIDRSQGSRRVWSNFRRVCFSIAQHKYFDAFIIFIILLSSAALVLEDIHLQQRKLVQMLLDKADQVFTFIFLLEMLLKWIALGFRKYFTSVWCWLDFLILAVSLMSLSLGMLGYSELGAGLSLRTLRALRPLRALSRFQGLRLVLNTLVATVPSMCDAMLVCLLVWLMFSIMGVNLFSGKFYYCFNETAEQQFLPEEVNNMTQCLFLIHENVSDVSWKNIKLNFDNVAEGYRSLLQVATFNGWLDVMYAAVDTRQMLSQPVYESNVYMYIYFISFIIIGCFFTSNLFIRRFIHSLDQLRHKFGGKHFFMTDEQHNFSISMKKLFSRKRPSVPRPQNQCQARLFDLVTKHSFEIFMVIVICLYTVTLMMETDRQSMEMELILFWLYFVFIIIFLIEFLLKIIALRQHYFSDCLNVLDFVVLLILVVGFLFSDICEKYFIDIKVLALLRLAPVTRIIHLVPCMRGIKRLFLALVMSLPALFNICLLLFLLMFTFSVFGMLSFAHVKNTARFHDMFNFETFLNSMICMFTMTTMAGWNTVLSPILNTPLDCDPDKDTPVGGDCVHPTVGIIFITSYITLSLLLVVLLYTAVVLETFNMYDTETPSDEDLLMFYKTWRRFDCDNSHIIPYSKLSDFCDALQDPLRIPKPNTFKLIHMDLPLLPGDKIHCVDVLFALTAQIFGDRGQMDSLKARMEEKFMINNLSKMSYEPISSTLQRKQEEVVATVIQKAYRKHLLKDGDADEMTAEPAGGAAAV from the exons ATGAAGACCTGGTTTCTCGActtctggagagagagagaggaagttcTGAAGAGAACCAAGCAGCTGAGACTCCGCCCTCCACAGTT AAAGCGGTTGCTAGGAGACAGTTCTGTTAGGACAGAGCTGCAAAATGCCAGGTTGGCATGTCTGCTGCCCCCTGTTGGTACAGAGGTCTTCAGACGCTTCATGCCGGCCTCGTTGCAGgacatacaacaacaacaacatgaagtCAAGGAGATGGAGCatcagaagaggaagaacaaagaA GTAGAGAAAGAGCTGCACAAACAAGACACTCACCTGGAGGCAGGGAAGCACCTCCCTTTCATCTACGGAGACCCGCCCCCTGAGCTTCTCAACTGCccactggaggagctggatcCCTTCTACCAATCACAGAAG ACGTTCATCGTGCTCAGTATAGGGAACGTCCTCCACAGGTTTAACGCAGAGTCATCGTGTTTCCTGCTGAGTCCATTCAATCGTCTGAGGACCTTCGCCATCAGGATCCTGCTTCATTC TTTGTTCCGTTTGTTCATCATGATAACGATTCTGACAAACTGTGGGTTCATGATGATGAGTGTTCATCCAACATGGACAACAATAACAGCAGA GTTTGTGTTCTCAGCCGTCTACATCTTTGAAGTCATCGTTAAGATCATGTCGAGAGGATTCTGTGTCGGACGCTTCACGTTCCTCAGAGATCCGTGGAACTGGCTGGACATTGTGGTCGTCATTACAGC GGTTCTTCCAGAATTTCTTGATCTGGGGAAAGTTTCTGTTTTGAGGACGATTCCTCGAGCTCTGAAAATAATCACAGTTTAcccag GTGTGAAGTCATCTGCCGGAGCTCTCGTCCAATCAGTGAAGAGACTGGCTGGTGTCATCATCATGACGGTGTTTGTCTTAAGTGTCttggctgtgattggtcagaacCTCTTCATGGGAGCTCTGAAACATAAATGTGTCCTGGAGTGGTCGCATAGCAACTGGACCTACAATGACCTCAGCAATTACGATAACTATGAAGGGGGAAGTAGTGACTTTGATTTCCACAAGTTCATCAACAGTAAAg TGAATCACTTCTATCTCTCTGGTCAATCTGATCCTCTGCAGTGTGGAAACACATCTAATGCTGG GGTCTGTCCCCATGGTTACATCTGTCTAAAGACCAGCACTAATCCAGATTACGGACACACCAACTTTGACTCGTTTGGTTCGTCTCTGCTGAATCTGTTAAGACTGATGACACACGACACCTGGGACTACCTGTTAGaacag atgATGCGTTCAGCAGGTAAAAGTTCTGTGATCTTCGTGCTCCTCGTCTTCTCAGGCGGTTTCTGGCTCCTCAGCTGTGTTTTGGTGGTGGTTGCTATGGCGGTGGTTGAGCAGGAGAAGGCGAGCATCGCTGAGGCTCGACGGACAGAAGAAGAGTTCCTTCACATCCTGGACGTGataaagaagagggaggaggaaggggaggaggaggaggaag AGCCCCAGGACGATCAAAGGTTGTCCCCTCCGTGTTTCTTGTCCAAGTGGACGTGGAACTGTTGTGGCTGCTGGCAGGAGCTCAGACTACGTCTCAACGGCTTCGTCATGGACCCGTTCTTTGACCTTGTGATCatcatctgcctcatcctcaACTGTATCGTCATATCCATGGAACATTATCCCATGACAGTGGAGTTTGAAGAAATGTTCATGCCCACTCAATTG GTCTTCACGAGGATCTTCGCAGTTGAGATGCTCCTTAGGCTTGTGGCCATGAATCCATACGATTACTTCCAG GTGGGCTGGAACGTCTTTGACAGCATCATTGTTGCACTCAGTCTGCTGGGGCTGGTATTTGTTGAGTTTGAAGGGGCACATATAGACCTG ATGCGAGTGCTGAGACTGGCCCGGTGGTGGCCGACCTTCCACATGTTTCTGAAGTTAATCTGGACCTCGGTCTTGGCTCTGAGGAACCTGACTCTCATTCTGCTGACCATGGTCTTCATCTTCACCGTTGTTGGCATGCAGCTGTTCCAGGACAACTACTCAGACTTCGTCTGTCGCATCTCGACGGACTGCCAGCTTCCTCGCTGGCACATGAAAAACTTGTTCCACACCTTTGTTCTCGTCTTCAGGATCCTCTGTGGAGAATGGATCGAGAACATGTGGGACTGCATGCAGGTCTCTAGTCCGAGCGTGTGTCTGATGTTCTTCATAATGGTTCTGGTCTTCGGACACCTGCTG GTCCTGAATCTCTTCCTGGTCTTGTTGATGAGCTCGATCGGTGATGATCTGGTGGctccaaaagaaaaagtcaaaaaccACTTGATAATCGCTGTAGACCAGATCAAAAGAGGTGTGGCCTGGACCAGGGCCTGGATACTGGAGCATATTTGGACTTTGGTAGGGAAGAAGAATCCCATAATCCCACACTACAAAG TGGTCAACAGCGAAGAAGACAAGAAGGACTACCTGGGCTTGACGTCTGTGACCTCAGACCAGCCCCTGTCAGAGAGCAAGGCCTGTGGcagtaaccatggcaaccagacCAGCAAATACAACTTCGAGAAGGTCCCTGTCGCCGAGGCTGAGGTCGAATTCGACATGCCtgaaaatgaagaggaaaaacacaaa CAGGATGAAGAAAACAAGACTCGAAGAAATAACACACCTGAAGACTGCTGCTGCgaca GTTGTTACCGATGCTTTCCGTTCCTGGACATAGACAGGTCCCAGGGTTCAAGGAGGGTCTGGTCTAACTTCAGGAGAGTCTGTTTCTCCATAGCACAACACAAATACTTTGACgctttcatcatcttcatcatcctatTGAGCAGTGCAGCTCTg gtgttggAGGACATTCACCTGCAGCAGCGTAAGCTTGTACAGATGCTTCTGGACAAAGCCGACCAGGTGTTCACCTTCATTTTCCTCCTTGAGATGCTTCTTAAGTGGATCGCCCTCGGATTCAGGAAGTACTTCACCAGTGTCTGGTGCTGGCTCGACTTCCTCATCTTGGCC GTATCTCTGATGTCATTGAGCCTCGGCATGCTGGGATATTCTGAACTGGGAGCAGgtctgtctctgaggactcTGAGGGCTCTGAGGCCCCTGAGGGCCCTGTCTCGCTTCCAGGGCCTGAGG CTGGTGTTGAACACCCTGGTGGCCACTGTTCCATCCATGTGTGATGCAATGCTGGTGTGTCTCCTCGTCTGGTTGATGTTCAGCATCATGGGAGTAAATCTGTTTTCCGGAAAGTTCTATTACTGTTTCAATgagacagcagagcagcagttttTACCTGAGGAGGTGAACAACATGACccagtgtttgtttctgatCCACGAAAACGTCTCCGACGTCAGCTGGAAGAACATAAAGTTAAACTTTGACAACGTGGCAGAAGGTTACCGGTCACTGCTGCAGGTG GCAACTTTTAATGGATGGTTAGACGTCATGTATGCAGCAGTGGATACCAGAcag ATGCTGTCTCAGCCAGTGTACGAGTCGAATGTGTACATGTACATCTACTTCATCAGTTTCATCATCATCGGCTGCTTCTTCACCTCCAACCTCTTCATCAGACGCTTCATCCACTCGCTGGATCAGCTGAGACACAAG TTTGGAGGGAAACATTTTTTCATGACAGACGAGCAGCATAACTTTTCCATCAGCATGAAGAAACTGTTCTCCAGGAAACGTCCAAGTGTCCCTCGACCTCAG aATCAGTGCCAGGCTCGTCTCTTTGACCTGGTGACCAAACATTCTTTTGAGATCTTCATGGTGATAGTGATCTGCctgtacacagtgactctgatgatggagacagacaggcagagcaTGGAGATGGAATTGATTCTGTTCTGGCTCTActttgtcttcatcatcatcttcctcattGAGTTCCTCCTGAAGATCATCGCTCTCAGACAGCACTACTTCTCTGACTGCTTAAACGTCCTCGACTTCGTGGTCCTTTTAATTTTGGTTGTAG gTTTTCTATTCTCTGACATATGTGAGAAATATTTCATCGACATAAAGGTATTAGCTCTTCTGCGGTTGGCTCCTGTCACTCGGATCATCCATCTAGTTCCTTGTATGCGGGGAATCAAGAGATTATTTTTGGCCTtggtgatgtcacttcctgccctcTTTAACATTTGCCTACTCCTATTCCTCCTCATGTTCACCTTCTCTGTCTTCGGCATGTTAAGCTTTGCACATGTGAAGAACACGGCAAGGTTCCACGACATGTTTAattttgaaacatttttgaaCAGCATGATCTGTATGTTTACGATGACCACAATGGCTGGATGGAACACCGTGCTGAGTCCCATCCTAAACACACCACTGGACTGCGACCCGGACAAAGATACGCCAGTCGGAGGCGACTGTGTCCACCCGACTGTGGgaatcatcttcatcacctcctACATCACCCTGTCCCTCCTGTTGGTGGTCCTCCTGTACACAGCTGTCGTTCTCGAGACCTTCAACATGTACGACACAGAAACGCCGAGTGATGAGGATTTGCTAATGTTTTATAAAACCTGGAGAAGGTTTGACTGTGACAACTCACACATCATCCCATACAG TAAGTTGTCGGACTTCTGCGATGCTCTGCAGGATCCTTTGAGGATTCCCAAACCAAACACCTTCAAACTGATCCACATGGatcttcctctgcttcctggaGACAAGATTCACTGTGTGGACGTCCTGTTTGCTCTCACTGCACAg atattTGGTGATCGAGGACAGATGGACTCTCTCAAAGCcagaatggaggaaaagttcaTGATCAATAACTTGTCCAAG ATGTCATATGAACCAATCAGCAGCaccctgcagaggaaacaggaggaggtggtggcgACAGTGATCCAGAAAGCTTACAGGAAGCACCTCCTGAAGGACGGGGATGCTGATGAGATGACAGCAGAGCCTGCAGGTGGCGCTGCAGCTGTTTAG
- the LOC109642030 gene encoding sodium channel protein type 4 subunit alpha B-like isoform X2: MKTWFLDFWREREEVLKRTKQLRLRPPQLKRLLGDSSVRTELQNARLACLLPPVGTEVFRRFMPASLQDIQQQQHEVKEMEHQKRKNKEVRKVEKELHKQDTHLEAGKHLPFIYGDPPPELLNCPLEELDPFYQSQKTFIVLSIGNVLHRFNAESSCFLLSPFNRLRTFAIRILLHSLFRLFIMITILTNCGFMMMSVHPTWTTITAEFVFSAVYIFEVIVKIMSRGFCVGRFTFLRDPWNWLDIVVVITAVLPEFLDLGKVSVLRTIPRALKIITVYPGVKSSAGALVQSVKRLAGVIIMTVFVLSVLAVIGQNLFMGALKHKCVLEWSHSNWTYNDLSNYDNYEGGSSDFDFHKFINSKVNHFYLSGQSDPLQCGNTSNAGVCPHGYICLKTSTNPDYGHTNFDSFGSSLLNLLRLMTHDTWDYLLEQMMRSAGKSSVIFVLLVFSGGFWLLSCVLVVVAMAVVEQEKASIAEARRTEEEFLHILDVIKKREEEGEEEEEEPQDDQRLSPPCFLSKWTWNCCGCWQELRLRLNGFVMDPFFDLVIIICLILNCIVISMEHYPMTVEFEEMFMPTQLVFTRIFAVEMLLRLVAMNPYDYFQVGWNVFDSIIVALSLLGLVFVEFEGAHIDLMRVLRLARWWPTFHMFLKLIWTSVLALRNLTLILLTMVFIFTVVGMQLFQDNYSDFVCRISTDCQLPRWHMKNLFHTFVLVFRILCGEWIENMWDCMQVSSPSVCLMFFIMVLVFGHLLVLNLFLVLLMSSIGDDLVAPKEKVKNHLIIAVDQIKRGVAWTRAWILEHIWTLVGKKNPIIPHYKVVNSEEDKKDYLGLTSVTSDQPLSESKACGSNHGNQTSKYNFEKVPVAEAEVEFDMPENEEEKHKDEENKTRRNNTPEDCCCDSCYRCFPFLDIDRSQGSRRVWSNFRRVCFSIAQHKYFDAFIIFIILLSSAALVLEDIHLQQRKLVQMLLDKADQVFTFIFLLEMLLKWIALGFRKYFTSVWCWLDFLILAVSLMSLSLGMLGYSELGAGLSLRTLRALRPLRALSRFQGLRLVLNTLVATVPSMCDAMLVCLLVWLMFSIMGVNLFSGKFYYCFNETAEQQFLPEEVNNMTQCLFLIHENVSDVSWKNIKLNFDNVAEGYRSLLQVATFNGWLDVMYAAVDTRQMLSQPVYESNVYMYIYFISFIIIGCFFTSNLFIRRFIHSLDQLRHKFGGKHFFMTDEQHNFSISMKKLFSRKRPSVPRPQNQCQARLFDLVTKHSFEIFMVIVICLYTVTLMMETDRQSMEMELILFWLYFVFIIIFLIEFLLKIIALRQHYFSDCLNVLDFVVLLILVVGFLFSDICEKYFIDIKVLALLRLAPVTRIIHLVPCMRGIKRLFLALVMSLPALFNICLLLFLLMFTFSVFGMLSFAHVKNTARFHDMFNFETFLNSMICMFTMTTMAGWNTVLSPILNTPLDCDPDKDTPVGGDCVHPTVGIIFITSYITLSLLLVVLLYTAVVLETFNMYDTETPSDEDLLMFYKTWRRFDCDNSHIIPYSKLSDFCDALQDPLRIPKPNTFKLIHMDLPLLPGDKIHCVDVLFALTAQIFGDRGQMDSLKARMEEKFMINNLSKMSYEPISSTLQRKQEEVVATVIQKAYRKHLLKDGDADEMTAEPAGGAAAV, translated from the exons ATGAAGACCTGGTTTCTCGActtctggagagagagagaggaagttcTGAAGAGAACCAAGCAGCTGAGACTCCGCCCTCCACAGTT AAAGCGGTTGCTAGGAGACAGTTCTGTTAGGACAGAGCTGCAAAATGCCAGGTTGGCATGTCTGCTGCCCCCTGTTGGTACAGAGGTCTTCAGACGCTTCATGCCGGCCTCGTTGCAGgacatacaacaacaacaacatgaagtCAAGGAGATGGAGCatcagaagaggaagaacaaagaAGTACGAAAG GTAGAGAAAGAGCTGCACAAACAAGACACTCACCTGGAGGCAGGGAAGCACCTCCCTTTCATCTACGGAGACCCGCCCCCTGAGCTTCTCAACTGCccactggaggagctggatcCCTTCTACCAATCACAGAAG ACGTTCATCGTGCTCAGTATAGGGAACGTCCTCCACAGGTTTAACGCAGAGTCATCGTGTTTCCTGCTGAGTCCATTCAATCGTCTGAGGACCTTCGCCATCAGGATCCTGCTTCATTC TTTGTTCCGTTTGTTCATCATGATAACGATTCTGACAAACTGTGGGTTCATGATGATGAGTGTTCATCCAACATGGACAACAATAACAGCAGA GTTTGTGTTCTCAGCCGTCTACATCTTTGAAGTCATCGTTAAGATCATGTCGAGAGGATTCTGTGTCGGACGCTTCACGTTCCTCAGAGATCCGTGGAACTGGCTGGACATTGTGGTCGTCATTACAGC GGTTCTTCCAGAATTTCTTGATCTGGGGAAAGTTTCTGTTTTGAGGACGATTCCTCGAGCTCTGAAAATAATCACAGTTTAcccag GTGTGAAGTCATCTGCCGGAGCTCTCGTCCAATCAGTGAAGAGACTGGCTGGTGTCATCATCATGACGGTGTTTGTCTTAAGTGTCttggctgtgattggtcagaacCTCTTCATGGGAGCTCTGAAACATAAATGTGTCCTGGAGTGGTCGCATAGCAACTGGACCTACAATGACCTCAGCAATTACGATAACTATGAAGGGGGAAGTAGTGACTTTGATTTCCACAAGTTCATCAACAGTAAAg TGAATCACTTCTATCTCTCTGGTCAATCTGATCCTCTGCAGTGTGGAAACACATCTAATGCTGG GGTCTGTCCCCATGGTTACATCTGTCTAAAGACCAGCACTAATCCAGATTACGGACACACCAACTTTGACTCGTTTGGTTCGTCTCTGCTGAATCTGTTAAGACTGATGACACACGACACCTGGGACTACCTGTTAGaacag atgATGCGTTCAGCAGGTAAAAGTTCTGTGATCTTCGTGCTCCTCGTCTTCTCAGGCGGTTTCTGGCTCCTCAGCTGTGTTTTGGTGGTGGTTGCTATGGCGGTGGTTGAGCAGGAGAAGGCGAGCATCGCTGAGGCTCGACGGACAGAAGAAGAGTTCCTTCACATCCTGGACGTGataaagaagagggaggaggaaggggaggaggaggaggaag AGCCCCAGGACGATCAAAGGTTGTCCCCTCCGTGTTTCTTGTCCAAGTGGACGTGGAACTGTTGTGGCTGCTGGCAGGAGCTCAGACTACGTCTCAACGGCTTCGTCATGGACCCGTTCTTTGACCTTGTGATCatcatctgcctcatcctcaACTGTATCGTCATATCCATGGAACATTATCCCATGACAGTGGAGTTTGAAGAAATGTTCATGCCCACTCAATTG GTCTTCACGAGGATCTTCGCAGTTGAGATGCTCCTTAGGCTTGTGGCCATGAATCCATACGATTACTTCCAG GTGGGCTGGAACGTCTTTGACAGCATCATTGTTGCACTCAGTCTGCTGGGGCTGGTATTTGTTGAGTTTGAAGGGGCACATATAGACCTG ATGCGAGTGCTGAGACTGGCCCGGTGGTGGCCGACCTTCCACATGTTTCTGAAGTTAATCTGGACCTCGGTCTTGGCTCTGAGGAACCTGACTCTCATTCTGCTGACCATGGTCTTCATCTTCACCGTTGTTGGCATGCAGCTGTTCCAGGACAACTACTCAGACTTCGTCTGTCGCATCTCGACGGACTGCCAGCTTCCTCGCTGGCACATGAAAAACTTGTTCCACACCTTTGTTCTCGTCTTCAGGATCCTCTGTGGAGAATGGATCGAGAACATGTGGGACTGCATGCAGGTCTCTAGTCCGAGCGTGTGTCTGATGTTCTTCATAATGGTTCTGGTCTTCGGACACCTGCTG GTCCTGAATCTCTTCCTGGTCTTGTTGATGAGCTCGATCGGTGATGATCTGGTGGctccaaaagaaaaagtcaaaaaccACTTGATAATCGCTGTAGACCAGATCAAAAGAGGTGTGGCCTGGACCAGGGCCTGGATACTGGAGCATATTTGGACTTTGGTAGGGAAGAAGAATCCCATAATCCCACACTACAAAG TGGTCAACAGCGAAGAAGACAAGAAGGACTACCTGGGCTTGACGTCTGTGACCTCAGACCAGCCCCTGTCAGAGAGCAAGGCCTGTGGcagtaaccatggcaaccagacCAGCAAATACAACTTCGAGAAGGTCCCTGTCGCCGAGGCTGAGGTCGAATTCGACATGCCtgaaaatgaagaggaaaaacacaaa GATGAAGAAAACAAGACTCGAAGAAATAACACACCTGAAGACTGCTGCTGCgaca GTTGTTACCGATGCTTTCCGTTCCTGGACATAGACAGGTCCCAGGGTTCAAGGAGGGTCTGGTCTAACTTCAGGAGAGTCTGTTTCTCCATAGCACAACACAAATACTTTGACgctttcatcatcttcatcatcctatTGAGCAGTGCAGCTCTg gtgttggAGGACATTCACCTGCAGCAGCGTAAGCTTGTACAGATGCTTCTGGACAAAGCCGACCAGGTGTTCACCTTCATTTTCCTCCTTGAGATGCTTCTTAAGTGGATCGCCCTCGGATTCAGGAAGTACTTCACCAGTGTCTGGTGCTGGCTCGACTTCCTCATCTTGGCC GTATCTCTGATGTCATTGAGCCTCGGCATGCTGGGATATTCTGAACTGGGAGCAGgtctgtctctgaggactcTGAGGGCTCTGAGGCCCCTGAGGGCCCTGTCTCGCTTCCAGGGCCTGAGG CTGGTGTTGAACACCCTGGTGGCCACTGTTCCATCCATGTGTGATGCAATGCTGGTGTGTCTCCTCGTCTGGTTGATGTTCAGCATCATGGGAGTAAATCTGTTTTCCGGAAAGTTCTATTACTGTTTCAATgagacagcagagcagcagttttTACCTGAGGAGGTGAACAACATGACccagtgtttgtttctgatCCACGAAAACGTCTCCGACGTCAGCTGGAAGAACATAAAGTTAAACTTTGACAACGTGGCAGAAGGTTACCGGTCACTGCTGCAGGTG GCAACTTTTAATGGATGGTTAGACGTCATGTATGCAGCAGTGGATACCAGAcag ATGCTGTCTCAGCCAGTGTACGAGTCGAATGTGTACATGTACATCTACTTCATCAGTTTCATCATCATCGGCTGCTTCTTCACCTCCAACCTCTTCATCAGACGCTTCATCCACTCGCTGGATCAGCTGAGACACAAG TTTGGAGGGAAACATTTTTTCATGACAGACGAGCAGCATAACTTTTCCATCAGCATGAAGAAACTGTTCTCCAGGAAACGTCCAAGTGTCCCTCGACCTCAG aATCAGTGCCAGGCTCGTCTCTTTGACCTGGTGACCAAACATTCTTTTGAGATCTTCATGGTGATAGTGATCTGCctgtacacagtgactctgatgatggagacagacaggcagagcaTGGAGATGGAATTGATTCTGTTCTGGCTCTActttgtcttcatcatcatcttcctcattGAGTTCCTCCTGAAGATCATCGCTCTCAGACAGCACTACTTCTCTGACTGCTTAAACGTCCTCGACTTCGTGGTCCTTTTAATTTTGGTTGTAG gTTTTCTATTCTCTGACATATGTGAGAAATATTTCATCGACATAAAGGTATTAGCTCTTCTGCGGTTGGCTCCTGTCACTCGGATCATCCATCTAGTTCCTTGTATGCGGGGAATCAAGAGATTATTTTTGGCCTtggtgatgtcacttcctgccctcTTTAACATTTGCCTACTCCTATTCCTCCTCATGTTCACCTTCTCTGTCTTCGGCATGTTAAGCTTTGCACATGTGAAGAACACGGCAAGGTTCCACGACATGTTTAattttgaaacatttttgaaCAGCATGATCTGTATGTTTACGATGACCACAATGGCTGGATGGAACACCGTGCTGAGTCCCATCCTAAACACACCACTGGACTGCGACCCGGACAAAGATACGCCAGTCGGAGGCGACTGTGTCCACCCGACTGTGGgaatcatcttcatcacctcctACATCACCCTGTCCCTCCTGTTGGTGGTCCTCCTGTACACAGCTGTCGTTCTCGAGACCTTCAACATGTACGACACAGAAACGCCGAGTGATGAGGATTTGCTAATGTTTTATAAAACCTGGAGAAGGTTTGACTGTGACAACTCACACATCATCCCATACAG TAAGTTGTCGGACTTCTGCGATGCTCTGCAGGATCCTTTGAGGATTCCCAAACCAAACACCTTCAAACTGATCCACATGGatcttcctctgcttcctggaGACAAGATTCACTGTGTGGACGTCCTGTTTGCTCTCACTGCACAg atattTGGTGATCGAGGACAGATGGACTCTCTCAAAGCcagaatggaggaaaagttcaTGATCAATAACTTGTCCAAG ATGTCATATGAACCAATCAGCAGCaccctgcagaggaaacaggaggaggtggtggcgACAGTGATCCAGAAAGCTTACAGGAAGCACCTCCTGAAGGACGGGGATGCTGATGAGATGACAGCAGAGCCTGCAGGTGGCGCTGCAGCTGTTTAG